Proteins from a single region of Gemmatimonadales bacterium:
- a CDS encoding TldD/PmbA family protein has translation MKNRLRDAIQSSRADFTEIRLERSVTSAVTFRGPRLEGATVSTDEGGFVRCLNRGYGWGVASFTSLEHLTAMVARAHELSLAVRLDTPIRLADVPVREADVTLPLGGDVRGIPLDVKKRHLQDLNALMLGRDRRIVDTQAGYRDEVVEYWYANSEGTMLSEVRPEVTLSAVSVAREQGTVERALESLGRRSGWDAVQGREAQFLSAADRAVALLGAPRVRGGTYPVVLDQKLAGVFVHEAFGHLSEADFVYENPQAREMMSLGRRFGGPDLTIGDDGSAAALRGTLPFDDEGTPTRNTVLIQNGVLVGRLHSRETAARMNEAPTGNARALSFRHPPIVRMTNTYIANGSGTRDDLFKDIKLGIYACDAQGGQTFLEDFSFTAGHGYMIRDGQLAELVKDVVIAGNLFQTMDRIDRIAGDFQWNELGGGCGKGGQAPLPVTEGAPHIRISEALVGGVLS, from the coding sequence GTGAAAAACCGGCTCCGCGACGCCATCCAGTCCTCCCGGGCTGACTTCACTGAAATCCGCCTCGAGCGCAGTGTGACTTCGGCGGTGACCTTCCGCGGCCCCCGCCTGGAAGGCGCCACGGTCTCCACCGACGAGGGCGGCTTCGTCCGATGCCTCAACCGTGGATACGGCTGGGGCGTGGCCAGCTTCACCTCCCTCGAACATCTCACCGCCATGGTGGCGCGGGCCCACGAGCTGTCCCTCGCGGTGCGGCTCGACACGCCGATCCGGCTGGCCGACGTGCCGGTGCGCGAGGCGGACGTGACGCTCCCGCTCGGAGGGGACGTCCGCGGCATTCCGCTCGACGTGAAGAAGCGGCACCTCCAAGACCTCAACGCGCTGATGCTGGGCCGGGATCGCCGGATCGTCGATACCCAGGCCGGCTACCGCGACGAGGTCGTCGAGTACTGGTACGCCAATTCCGAAGGCACCATGCTCTCGGAGGTCCGGCCGGAAGTGACCCTCTCGGCCGTGTCCGTGGCCCGGGAACAGGGCACGGTCGAGCGGGCGCTCGAGTCGTTGGGGCGTCGTTCAGGCTGGGACGCTGTCCAGGGCCGGGAGGCGCAGTTCCTGTCCGCCGCGGACCGCGCCGTGGCGCTGCTCGGCGCCCCGAGGGTGCGGGGCGGCACCTATCCGGTGGTGCTCGACCAGAAGCTGGCAGGGGTCTTCGTGCACGAGGCGTTCGGGCACCTGAGCGAGGCGGACTTCGTCTACGAGAATCCGCAGGCCAGGGAGATGATGTCGCTTGGCCGGCGCTTCGGCGGGCCCGACCTGACAATTGGAGACGACGGGAGCGCCGCCGCCCTGCGCGGCACGCTCCCGTTCGACGACGAAGGCACGCCGACCCGGAACACGGTCCTGATCCAGAACGGGGTGCTCGTCGGGCGGCTCCATTCGCGCGAAACCGCCGCCAGGATGAACGAGGCCCCGACCGGCAACGCGCGGGCCCTCTCCTTCCGCCACCCCCCGATCGTGCGGATGACCAACACCTACATCGCGAATGGCAGCGGGACGCGCGACGATTTGTTCAAGGACATCAAGCTCGGCATCTATGCCTGTGACGCCCAGGGGGGGCAGACCTTTCTCGAGGACTTCTCGTTCACGGCAGGACACGGCTACATGATTCGCGACGGCCAGCTCGCCGAACTGGTCAAGGATGTCGTCATTGCGGGCAATCTCTTCCAGACCATGGACCGCATCGACCGGATCGCCGGGGACTTCCAGTGGAACGAACTCGGCGGTGGTTGCGGCAAGGGGGGGCAGGCCCCGTTGCCCGTGACCGAAGGCGCGCCACACATCCGGATCAGCGAGGCGCTGGTGGGCGGGGTCCTGTCGTGA
- a CDS encoding phosphoribosyltransferase family protein, with protein sequence MAKAPVTDTRDVMEIDWAFFGEVCRALALKVAREFDPEVVLGIAKAGVMPGVVVASILQREFASMVVSRPSGRKAPVLVAGPPATIRGRRVLVVDETCESGSTMKVALSEVRLLQPSEVRTAVSFKTGPYQPDYHAFETDKFIILPWDREVVVDGELVPHPEYAARRP encoded by the coding sequence ATGGCGAAAGCACCAGTGACCGATACCCGCGACGTGATGGAAATTGACTGGGCCTTCTTCGGGGAGGTCTGTCGGGCGCTCGCCCTGAAGGTGGCCCGGGAGTTCGACCCCGAGGTGGTGCTGGGCATCGCCAAGGCTGGTGTCATGCCTGGCGTCGTGGTCGCCTCCATCCTGCAGCGGGAATTCGCCTCGATGGTGGTCTCCCGGCCCAGTGGCCGCAAGGCGCCAGTGCTGGTGGCTGGGCCACCCGCCACCATCCGCGGCCGCCGCGTGCTGGTCGTGGACGAGACCTGCGAGTCCGGGAGCACGATGAAGGTGGCGCTGAGCGAGGTGCGCCTGCTCCAGCCCTCGGAGGTCAGGACGGCCGTCTCGTTCAAGACCGGCCCCTACCAGCCGGACTATCACGCCTTCGAAACCGACAAGTTCATCATCCTGCCCTGGGATCGTGAAGTCGTGGTGGACGGCGAACTGGTTCCCCATCCCGAGTATGCCGCCCGACGTCCGTGA
- a CDS encoding tetratricopeptide repeat protein → MSFWRRLLGKGKSSTLRPQRLDYLNEALALERQGDFEAALTSYRLALRDNAQDTRILQNMAIAFTKTGQPDEAVRHYRRAIELDPGLVGAHYGVAFLLLKRGDSAQAAEHLRAFLARPPKGPDAERWIKHAEAALEEADRAAAEGAE, encoded by the coding sequence ATGAGCTTCTGGCGTCGGTTGCTCGGCAAGGGCAAGTCCTCCACGCTGCGACCGCAGCGCCTCGATTATCTCAACGAGGCGCTGGCGCTCGAACGGCAGGGGGACTTCGAGGCGGCCCTCACCTCCTACCGGCTGGCGCTGCGCGACAACGCGCAGGACACACGGATTCTCCAGAACATGGCGATCGCGTTCACCAAGACCGGCCAGCCGGATGAGGCCGTCCGGCACTATCGGCGTGCCATCGAGCTGGATCCGGGCCTGGTGGGCGCCCACTACGGGGTGGCGTTCCTCCTGCTGAAACGGGGAGATTCGGCGCAGGCCGCGGAGCACCTGCGCGCGTTCCTGGCGCGGCCGCCCAAAGGACCGGACGCCGAGCGGTGGATCAAGCACGCGGAGGCGGCGCTGGAGGAAGCGGACCGCGCGGCGGCGGAGGGCGCGGAATGA
- a CDS encoding long-chain fatty acid--CoA ligase, with product MNTAPRTLTELFFGAMDRSATRPVALRVKRDGTWTGLSFADLLSQVHAFSVGLCEMGVRAGDRLAILSENRPEWAITDFACLAARCADVPVYPTLPAHQIEYILRDSGAVAVCCSSAAQLSKILEIQGNLPALKNVIVFDGEAATGGAISFESVVAKGRNALDKYPSWRADALAVKPDDLATIIYTSGTTGDPKGVMLTHGNITSDVMAGLAVLDLRQTDECLSFLPLSHIFERMAGHYCMTQMGAIINYATSIESVPIEMGELRPTVVCSVPRLYEKIYARVLENAMAGSPLKQKIFIWAKRIGEAWAELDIEGKPIPAGLGLKYAVAHKLVFSKLVARVGGRLRFFVSGGAPLSADIARFFYAAGLPIMEGYGLTETSPVITVNGFGRSRFGTVGKLVPGVEVKIAPDGEILTRGPNVMKGYYNKPEATAEVLSADGWFSTGDIGELDADGYLKITDRKKDIIVTAGGKNIAPQPIENLVKTNPMVLNAVMIGDKRKFPIMLVVPNMESVRKWAEAEGMTGRTDQALLADIVVHNKLTGEIKKTLRELAQYEMPKKFLILDRDFSIETGELTPTLKVKRRVVEKIHKDRIEELYAAGGVETVY from the coding sequence GTGAACACCGCGCCTCGCACCCTCACCGAGCTCTTCTTCGGGGCCATGGACCGCTCGGCAACACGCCCGGTCGCCCTCCGCGTCAAGCGGGACGGCACCTGGACGGGCCTCAGCTTCGCCGACCTCCTCTCCCAGGTGCACGCCTTTAGTGTCGGCCTCTGTGAAATGGGGGTCCGTGCCGGCGACCGGCTGGCCATTCTCTCCGAGAACCGGCCGGAGTGGGCCATCACAGATTTTGCCTGCCTTGCCGCCCGCTGCGCCGACGTCCCGGTCTATCCCACGCTGCCTGCCCACCAGATCGAGTACATCCTGCGCGATTCCGGCGCCGTCGCGGTCTGTTGTTCGTCGGCCGCGCAGTTGAGCAAGATTCTCGAGATCCAGGGCAACCTGCCGGCGCTCAAGAACGTCATCGTCTTCGACGGCGAGGCCGCGACCGGCGGCGCCATCAGCTTCGAATCGGTCGTCGCCAAGGGTCGGAACGCGCTGGACAAGTACCCCTCGTGGCGCGCCGACGCCCTGGCCGTCAAGCCAGACGACCTCGCCACCATCATCTACACCTCCGGCACCACCGGCGATCCCAAGGGCGTGATGCTCACCCACGGGAACATCACCTCGGACGTGATGGCCGGCCTCGCCGTCCTCGACCTCCGGCAGACCGACGAGTGCCTCTCGTTCCTTCCGCTCTCGCACATTTTCGAGCGGATGGCCGGCCACTACTGCATGACCCAGATGGGCGCCATCATCAACTACGCCACCAGCATCGAGAGCGTCCCCATCGAAATGGGAGAGCTCCGCCCCACGGTGGTCTGCTCGGTGCCCCGCCTGTACGAAAAGATCTACGCCCGCGTCCTCGAAAACGCGATGGCGGGCTCCCCGCTCAAGCAGAAGATCTTCATCTGGGCCAAGCGGATCGGCGAGGCCTGGGCGGAACTGGATATCGAGGGGAAGCCGATCCCGGCCGGGCTCGGCCTGAAGTACGCCGTCGCGCACAAGCTCGTCTTCTCGAAGCTGGTGGCGCGGGTTGGCGGGCGACTCCGCTTCTTCGTCTCCGGCGGCGCGCCACTGTCGGCCGACATTGCCCGCTTCTTCTACGCCGCCGGCCTGCCGATCATGGAGGGCTACGGCCTCACCGAGACCTCCCCCGTCATCACCGTCAACGGCTTCGGGCGCTCGCGCTTCGGGACCGTGGGCAAGCTGGTGCCCGGCGTGGAGGTGAAGATCGCGCCCGACGGTGAGATCCTCACGCGTGGCCCCAACGTGATGAAGGGGTATTACAACAAGCCGGAGGCCACCGCCGAGGTGCTCAGCGCCGACGGGTGGTTCAGCACCGGCGATATCGGCGAGCTCGACGCCGACGGCTACCTGAAGATCACCGACCGGAAGAAGGACATCATCGTGACCGCCGGCGGCAAGAACATCGCGCCGCAGCCGATCGAAAACCTGGTCAAGACCAACCCGATGGTCCTCAACGCGGTGATGATCGGCGACAAGCGCAAGTTCCCGATCATGCTCGTAGTGCCGAACATGGAGAGCGTGCGGAAATGGGCGGAAGCCGAGGGCATGACCGGGCGCACCGACCAGGCGCTACTGGCTGACATCGTGGTGCACAACAAGCTGACCGGGGAGATCAAGAAGACCCTGCGCGAACTCGCGCAATACGAAATGCCGAAGAAGTTCCTCATTCTCGACCGGGACTTCAGCATTGAGACCGGCGAGCTGACCCCGACGCTGAAAGTGAAGCGGCGGGTCGTGGAGAAGATCCACAAGGATCGGATCGAGGAGTTGTATGCTGCCGGAGGCGTGGAAACGGTCTACTAA
- a CDS encoding Trm112 family protein: protein MFIELTDILRCPEEHEENVLVLLPDTVVDRQVQGGQLGCMDCGRVYPVRDGVAEFIPTPAEVHRSDRLTGPAMAALLGLGGPGGYVAMVGGAGEHWEAFAAEAEGVHVLAVNPPPGVASGRGVSLAHAARLPVKSRHLRGVVLGPGFASDAAWLADAMRCLLPGLRVVGESETPSLPELEVLASADGVWVARTRRV, encoded by the coding sequence ATGTTCATCGAACTCACCGACATCCTTCGCTGTCCCGAGGAGCACGAGGAGAATGTCCTCGTGCTCCTTCCTGACACGGTCGTCGACCGGCAGGTCCAGGGCGGCCAGCTTGGCTGCATGGACTGCGGCAGGGTCTACCCCGTTCGTGATGGGGTCGCCGAGTTCATCCCCACCCCGGCCGAAGTGCATCGGTCAGATCGACTCACCGGTCCCGCGATGGCCGCCCTCCTCGGGCTGGGCGGGCCGGGCGGCTATGTGGCGATGGTGGGTGGAGCGGGGGAGCACTGGGAGGCGTTCGCGGCGGAGGCCGAGGGGGTCCATGTGCTGGCCGTGAACCCCCCGCCGGGAGTGGCGAGCGGCCGCGGCGTGAGCCTGGCCCACGCCGCGCGCCTTCCGGTGAAGAGCCGCCACCTCCGCGGGGTGGTGCTCGGACCGGGCTTCGCGTCGGACGCCGCGTGGCTTGCCGATGCCATGCGCTGCCTGCTGCCGGGCCTCAGGGTCGTGGGCGAAAGCGAGACCCCGTCCCTGCCGGAGCTCGAAGTGCTCGCCAGCGCGGACGGGGTCTGGGTGGCGCGGACGCGGCGCGTTTAG
- a CDS encoding peptidoglycan DD-metalloendopeptidase family protein — translation MTRTHFTPIPVRAMKCIRWMVLSLALTPAILAAQSALPPLPDTTGWGVHVLTLVRDPSGGIWAGTYGRGIYVLPAGGVAWEQIKSDTTPESLSWDFVASIAFGSRGEVWYGTVGNGWGVSTDGGRSWKNWTLSELGPEWQYVAPAGIVVRGNSVWIGTADGLQMTLDAGEHWTAYVDATGPAARGPADSALVVLPSEYIRRIARSRTGILLSTLAGSVALTRSPDGAVSISQRGYAGFPPLARLGNWKGTLCGIREVSDTTPCYERAGRLARPAEAPAAPKTTWFERPISLEDNSYIDQTYRYGSTMGGNFQPHQGVEFNNPDGTPVHAIGSGVVVYAGPAEAGALTVAIRHDSVLKADGTKYLYSVYYHNSALKVSLGQRVATGDVISEVGNTGRATNDHLHLEVHVSPVEDVQLIVDSLQRYPEYTTNPELWIQPLPGTGIVAGQVLDDDGRLVEQARIYGIIKPEPAETPYSFAETYGPKNHPHPLYGENFAVSDVPPGTYLVGTEINGRKVFRTVTVEEGKLTWVVFRP, via the coding sequence ATGACACGTACTCACTTCACCCCTATCCCGGTGCGCGCCATGAAGTGTATTCGATGGATGGTGCTCAGCCTCGCCCTCACGCCGGCGATCCTCGCCGCGCAGTCCGCCCTCCCTCCGCTCCCCGACACGACCGGTTGGGGCGTGCATGTCCTGACGCTCGTCCGCGACCCGTCCGGCGGAATCTGGGCGGGGACGTACGGTCGCGGCATCTACGTCCTCCCGGCCGGTGGCGTGGCGTGGGAACAGATCAAGAGCGACACGACCCCGGAATCCCTCTCGTGGGATTTCGTGGCGTCGATCGCGTTCGGGTCCCGTGGCGAGGTGTGGTACGGAACGGTCGGGAATGGCTGGGGAGTGTCGACAGACGGCGGACGGAGCTGGAAGAACTGGACCCTGAGCGAGCTCGGCCCGGAATGGCAATACGTGGCGCCGGCCGGCATCGTGGTGCGGGGGAACTCGGTCTGGATCGGCACGGCGGACGGGCTGCAGATGACCCTCGATGCCGGCGAGCACTGGACCGCCTACGTCGATGCCACCGGCCCCGCCGCGCGGGGCCCCGCCGATAGCGCCCTCGTCGTGCTGCCCAGCGAGTACATCCGACGTATTGCCCGCTCCCGCACCGGGATTCTCCTCTCCACGCTGGCCGGCTCGGTGGCCCTGACAAGGAGTCCGGACGGCGCGGTGTCGATTTCCCAGCGCGGCTACGCCGGATTCCCGCCGCTCGCCCGCCTCGGCAACTGGAAGGGCACCCTCTGCGGTATTCGTGAAGTGAGCGATACCACTCCCTGCTACGAGCGCGCCGGGCGGCTGGCCCGTCCGGCGGAGGCGCCTGCCGCCCCGAAGACCACCTGGTTCGAGCGCCCGATCTCCCTGGAGGACAACAGCTACATCGACCAGACGTACCGGTATGGTTCCACGATGGGCGGCAACTTTCAGCCCCATCAGGGCGTCGAATTCAACAATCCCGACGGCACGCCGGTGCACGCCATCGGCAGTGGGGTGGTGGTGTATGCCGGGCCCGCCGAGGCGGGCGCGCTGACCGTGGCAATTCGGCACGACTCGGTGCTCAAGGCGGACGGAACGAAGTATCTCTACTCCGTCTACTACCACAACTCGGCATTGAAGGTGTCCCTGGGCCAGCGCGTGGCCACCGGGGATGTCATCAGCGAGGTCGGCAATACCGGACGGGCCACGAACGACCATCTCCATCTCGAGGTGCACGTTTCCCCGGTCGAGGATGTCCAGCTGATCGTGGACTCGCTCCAGCGCTATCCGGAATACACCACCAATCCGGAACTCTGGATCCAGCCGCTCCCCGGGACCGGCATCGTGGCCGGGCAGGTGCTGGACGACGACGGGAGGTTGGTGGAACAGGCGCGCATCTACGGCATTATCAAGCCGGAGCCGGCCGAGACGCCCTATTCATTTGCGGAGACATACGGACCGAAGAACCATCCCCATCCCCTCTACGGCGAGAACTTCGCCGTGAGCGACGTGCCCCCGGGCACCTATCTCGTCGGGACAGAGATCAACGGGCGGAAGGTCTTCCGCACCGTCACCGTGGAGGAAGGCAAGCTCACCTGGGTTGTCTTCCGACCATAG
- a CDS encoding SDR family oxidoreductase, with amino-acid sequence MTALRGRIAVVTGASRGIGAATADLLAREGARVVRMSRSLAPRHGEDTLDLRCDVTDAAQVQVAADLVRAEWGTPNLLVNNAGAFHLAPFEETTTAEFDAQIAANLRGTWLVAKAFVPMMRSGGGGRVVTVGSVADHHGFPGNAAYAAAKFGVRGLHETLLAEHRGTAVRFTLVSPGPTDTAAWDAVDPDSREGFTPRAKMLRPEDVAAAIVFAATRPSHVELDWLRLGPA; translated from the coding sequence GTGACCGCGCTCCGGGGACGGATTGCGGTGGTGACGGGAGCCTCTCGCGGCATTGGCGCCGCCACCGCCGACCTCCTCGCACGTGAGGGGGCCAGGGTGGTGCGGATGTCGCGCAGCCTCGCCCCCCGGCACGGCGAGGACACCCTTGATCTCCGCTGCGACGTCACCGACGCCGCGCAGGTGCAGGTGGCCGCCGACCTTGTGCGGGCAGAGTGGGGGACACCCAACCTGCTGGTGAACAACGCCGGCGCCTTCCACCTGGCGCCGTTCGAGGAGACCACCACCGCCGAGTTCGACGCGCAAATTGCCGCCAATCTGCGCGGCACCTGGCTGGTGGCCAAGGCGTTCGTGCCGATGATGCGTTCCGGCGGCGGGGGCCGGGTCGTGACGGTCGGCTCCGTCGCCGACCACCATGGCTTCCCCGGCAACGCCGCCTACGCCGCCGCCAAGTTTGGGGTGCGCGGCCTGCACGAAACGTTGTTGGCGGAACATCGTGGCACCGCCGTCCGCTTTACGCTGGTTTCGCCGGGCCCGACCGACACCGCGGCATGGGACGCCGTTGATCCCGATTCGCGGGAGGGTTTCACCCCCCGCGCGAAGATGCTCCGGCCCGAGGATGTCGCCGCGGCCATCGTCTTTGCCGCCACGCGCCCGTCGCATGTCGAGCTCGACTGGCTGCGGCTCGGGCCTGCATGA
- the folE gene encoding GTP cyclohydrolase I FolE, with translation MADTPLAPHVRALLAGIGEDPERQGLVKTPERVEASLRWLTRGYGLTVEDAVGDALFEEAHESMILVRDIEFYSLCEHHLLPFFGVAHVAYVPDGRILGLSKLPRIVDVFARRLQVQERLTDQVANAVMDVVAPRGVGVVLEASHLCMMMRGVEKQRSRTVTSALRGIFTSDSKTRAEFLRLAHGTGAESE, from the coding sequence GTGGCTGACACGCCGCTCGCCCCCCATGTCCGCGCCCTCCTGGCCGGCATCGGCGAGGACCCCGAACGCCAGGGGCTCGTCAAGACGCCGGAGCGGGTGGAGGCGTCGCTCCGCTGGCTGACCCGCGGCTATGGCCTGACGGTCGAGGACGCGGTCGGGGATGCGCTCTTCGAGGAGGCACACGAGAGCATGATTCTCGTGCGCGACATCGAATTCTATTCCCTCTGTGAGCATCATCTGTTGCCCTTCTTCGGGGTGGCGCACGTGGCCTATGTGCCTGATGGGCGGATCCTCGGCCTGTCCAAGCTCCCCCGCATCGTCGATGTCTTCGCCCGGCGCCTGCAGGTCCAGGAGCGCCTCACCGACCAGGTGGCGAATGCCGTCATGGATGTGGTGGCTCCCCGCGGCGTTGGCGTCGTGCTCGAGGCGTCGCATCTCTGCATGATGATGCGGGGGGTCGAGAAGCAGCGCTCGCGAACCGTCACCAGTGCGTTGCGCGGCATCTTCACCAGCGACTCCAAGACCCGCGCGGAGTTCCTGCGGCTCGCCCACGGAACCGGGGCGGAGTCGGAGTGA
- a CDS encoding 6-carboxytetrahydropterin synthase: protein MPSCAVTRRVHFNAAHRLHNPAESDEWNRSTFGPCNNPNYHGHNYELEVTVEGPIDPKTGYVLDIAVLKELVDTRVSSVLDHRNLNLDIPYFREHIPSAENIAVFCWEAIAPVLPAGTLHRVRLWETPRNYVEYTGG, encoded by the coding sequence ATGCCGTCCTGCGCCGTCACCCGGCGGGTCCACTTCAACGCGGCCCACCGCCTCCATAACCCCGCCGAGTCCGACGAGTGGAACCGCTCCACCTTCGGGCCGTGCAACAATCCCAACTACCACGGGCACAACTACGAGCTCGAGGTGACCGTCGAGGGGCCGATCGACCCGAAGACCGGCTACGTCCTCGACATTGCGGTGTTGAAGGAACTCGTGGACACACGCGTAAGTTCCGTGCTCGATCATCGCAACCTGAACCTTGATATCCCCTACTTTCGCGAACACATCCCGTCCGCCGAGAACATCGCCGTCTTCTGCTGGGAGGCGATTGCCCCGGTGCTCCCCGCCGGCACCCTGCACCGGGTCCGGCTCTGGGAAACCCCGAGGAATTATGTCGAGTACACCGGTGGCTGA
- a CDS encoding GNAT family N-acetyltransferase, producing the protein MWRRDKSVRGPEHPTGDDIEPLNKIFSNAFTDRYRRDGMPGVRVPHLNQDVWRFALESAGKGAMLWRDSAGDIVAFNLAHLSGTEGWMGPLAVRPDRQGEGLGKVIVLAGVDWLKSQSARTIGLETMPRTVENIGFYSRLGFLPGHLTITLARSPSAGPTIGCTRLSRDGAPDAAGECAELTGRVAPGRSFAREIRLTADLGVGDTTLYRRDGALAAFAVWHAVPLALSRPREDLRVLKLVAVDLPALLAVLSGVESVADEEGVERVTIRCQAAQGEAYRALIAEGWQSHWTDLRMTLDGYSEQPVSGVLFSNWEI; encoded by the coding sequence ATGTGGCGGCGTGACAAGAGCGTGCGGGGGCCGGAGCACCCGACCGGCGATGACATCGAGCCCCTGAACAAGATCTTCTCCAACGCCTTTACCGACCGCTACCGCCGTGACGGCATGCCGGGGGTGCGCGTGCCCCACCTGAACCAGGACGTCTGGCGGTTTGCGCTGGAGTCGGCGGGGAAGGGAGCGATGCTCTGGCGCGACAGCGCCGGCGACATCGTCGCCTTCAATCTCGCGCACCTCTCCGGGACCGAGGGGTGGATGGGACCGCTCGCGGTGCGCCCCGACCGCCAGGGCGAGGGCCTCGGCAAGGTGATTGTCCTCGCCGGCGTCGACTGGCTCAAGTCGCAGTCCGCACGGACCATCGGGCTGGAGACCATGCCGCGCACCGTCGAGAACATCGGCTTCTACAGCCGGCTCGGCTTTCTCCCCGGCCACCTGACCATCACCCTGGCACGCTCCCCCAGCGCCGGCCCCACCATCGGGTGTACCCGCCTTTCCCGCGATGGCGCGCCGGACGCCGCCGGGGAGTGTGCGGAACTCACAGGGCGGGTGGCCCCCGGTCGCTCGTTCGCGCGGGAAATCCGCCTCACGGCGGACCTCGGCGTGGGCGACACCACGCTCTACCGCCGCGACGGGGCGCTGGCGGCCTTCGCCGTCTGGCATGCGGTGCCGCTCGCGCTCAGCCGGCCGCGCGAAGACCTGCGGGTGCTGAAGCTGGTGGCGGTGGATCTCCCGGCGCTGCTGGCCGTGCTGTCCGGGGTCGAATCGGTGGCGGATGAGGAAGGGGTGGAGCGGGTGACGATCCGCTGCCAGGCTGCGCAGGGCGAGGCCTATCGCGCGCTTATCGCCGAGGGTTGGCAGAGCCACTGGACCGACCTGCGGATGACCTTGGACGGGTACTCGGAGCAACCGGTCTCGGGCGTGCTCTTCTCAAACTGGGAAATCTGA